The segment CCGTTAATTACTTTTCTGAGTTTTTGCGCATTTTGTATAGCAAATTCTTGGCCTTGACAACTACTTGATTTATTTGATAATTCAAGCAAAAAATTGTACATATCCGGATCATTTTTGCGATATTTTCTTTTCATTCTATGGCTAAGCATACCGCTGTACCTTGCTCTGCTAATTCCACTAGTATGATAATCATAATGCAATAAATACCACAATTCAAAAGCTTCATTAGAATAAGCAATTCTGATGGTGATTTTTCTACCCTTTTTTTTCTTATATTTTTTATTTAATCTTATTTCTTCGCTTTTAACAGTCTCAAACGCTTGATTATAATTTGCTTGGAGAAAATCATCTTTATCAAAAACGCACCATAGTTTTTCAAAATATTTGCCTTCTTCAGCGTTTTTTTTCCATTCCGCGACAGCATCATTTACAAGAGACTTTGTATTTTTTCCTTTACCGAGAATTTCTACTTTTACTCCTGATACAGGGAATGCTTTGAAATAATTAGGTTCTGTTTTTTCGCCTTCACATACGATCAAAATGCTATTTTTATATTCTCGATCGAGTTTAGACTTACGTTCTAGCTTTCTTCTTTTTTTTAACCAATAAATGTTATTACTACCCATTATTCTTACTCACTAAATAAAGATTCAAAGTTACCTATGTAAGGAACGGCTCCATATTTTCCCATTAGATAATCTTTATTATATGAGGCATCATTTCTTACTTTCTTGTAATCGAGCAAAGAATATAGATCGGAAACTCCATATTTATCTTTCGCAATAAGATAAATTTGATCTCTTCGTAAAATATTTTTATTCAAAATTAATGTGTTATGGGAAGCAAAAATCAGTTGAGCATTTTTTCTGTTAATTCTCTTTGAATTAAATAGAGAAATTAACATTAAACATAAATTAGGATGTAATCTTGCGTCAATTTCATCAATAACAAGAACCAATCCCATATTTAACGCACTTAAAATAGGTCCAATAATTGCAAAGAATTTTTTTGTACCATCTGATTCTTCTTTTTCAAAATCAAAGGAAACTTTTTCAATCGGTTGTTTTTTAGAATTGTACTTGCTGTGAAATGTTTTTAGCGATAATGAAAACCATTCTTCCAAATTTTTTTCATTGATTTCTTGCTTAATTTCCATTGGTAATTGGTTAAAATCAAGTTTCTTTTTATTAATAATAATGTCTTCAATACACATATCTGCTGTAGTTAATGATTTCAGAATCTCGTTCTTAACTTTCTTATCATTCATTAAATCAGCTGTAATACCAAAGAAATTGCTATTTGCAATAGCTGTAACATCCCTTAAATCACGAAACCAGCTCATTAACATTCCGGTTATAGGTGCATTTTCTCCTTTGATATTAGCAATCAATGATAAAAACAGGGTAGTTTTATTGATACTTCCTACAGTTTTATATACTTGTTTTCCTTCTCGAAATTTTTCACCAATTTGAATATCATCTTCAACTCTAGTAAACAATTTGGATTCTAATGAAGTAAATCGTGCAAAAAGCCATTCAGATTTGATTCTATAACGATCTAATTGGAAACCATATCTAAAAATAATGTGCTCTTTTGGAGTATAGTTTGAGATATTTTTTACCATAAAAGTCATTTCAAATGTAGAAGGTTTAGTCGCAGTATCTTCACTCAATTTAAAATTTTTAACATCATTCTCTTTACCAAAAGTACTTTCTTTTGCAGATTCAAAAATGAAATTCTTCATAAAACCGATTGCGTTTAAAAAATTACTTTTTCCACTAGCATTTGCTCCGAAGATTGCAGCACTAGTTAAAACAGTAATATTATCTATACTTATTAATGAGTCGGGTAATTCTTTTTTGGAGATTGATGAAGAAGCAATCATACTTAATTTAGCATTCTTTTTGAATGATAAATAGTTCTCTACTTGAAATTCTAATAACATATTTTACCTCACTTTTTAATTAAGGCAACAAATAATAGCATAGCAATCAATGTCAATCTTTTGAGAATTTTTCTCATATTTTATAAATACATCAAGATGTTCTTGGTGTGTGCGATGTTTCGGTGTGCAGAAAGAATCCTGTTAAATACGATCTGAAAAATCAAGAGGATTTAATATTTCGATACCTTTGAAAAATTTTATTTTTTTCTTGAATATAGAAATTAACTTGTCATTTCTATTTCTTCCTCCGAGTTGAAATACAACGAATATTCAAATTAAGGCATATTTCCATTTTACTTCATAAATTTCAAAGATCAAGTTCTGCTTGAATTGAAGATTTATCGTTTATATTTCCCCCATTTGTTTTATCATCATTCCCGTTTTCATCGTCATTTTCTTCTACTTCATCCTCATGGATAACACGTTCCACATCCACAACGCTATCATTTTCGTTAAGAGTAATCAATCGTACTCCCTGAGTATTTCTGCTAATAACAGAAATATCGCTTACATGCTGACGAATAACTTTCCCAAAATTGGTAATGATAATAATATCGTCATCGTCCACAACCTCTTTCACGCTGATCAGGTTTCCATTTCGCTCGGTAGTTTTGATGGTAATAACGCCCTTACTTCCGCGTTTTGTACGATGATAATCGGCGATTTGAGTTCGCTTTCCATAACCGTTTTCAGAAATTGAAAGTAAAGTCCCTTCACGTTTTACGATAACCATAGAGACAACCTCGTCTTCATCTCGCAAATTTATTCCTCTCACGCCTTGGGTATTTCGTCCCATTGGGCGAGCATCTTTTTCGCTGAATCTGTTTGCAAAACCGTGTTTTGTAGAGAGAATAATATCATTATCTCCCTCTGTTATTTTCACATCAATCAGACTATCATCATCATTAAGATTCATTGCAATAATCCCATTGGAACGGGGGCGAGAGAAAGACTCCAAAGAAGATTTTTTGATTTTTCCCTTTTTAGTAACCATTATCACAAAATAGGGATCATCAAAATTTTTTACCGTTACATAAGATTCGATCTTTTCATTTTTCTCAACTTGTAAAAGATTTACGATTGCTTGTCCACGAGCGGTTCTGCCCAATCGAGGAGTTTGATGGACTTTTAGCCAATAGCATTTTCCAAAATTCGAGAAGAAGAGAATATATGCATGGGTAGATGCAACAAACATGCTTTCAATGAAATCACCATCTTTCAAGTTAGAGCCTGTTAATCCTTTACCGCCACGACCTTGTTTTCGATAAGTATTTATGGGCAATCTTTTTATATAACCTGTATGCGAAATAGTTACAACCATTTGCTCGTCAGCGATCATATCTTCAGTTTCAATATCTGCTGATCCTTGCAGAATAACTGTTCGTCGGTCATCACCATATTTCTTTTTTATCTCGTCTATTTCTTCTTTGATAATATCCATTCTTTGAACACGGACTTCGAGAATATTTTTCAATTCTTCAATTATTCTAATAAGTAATTTAAATTCTTCATCAATTTTTTTACGTTCCATTCCTGTCAGTCTCTGAAGTTGCATCATCAGAATTGCATTTGCTTGAATTTCTGTGAATCCAAATTTATTTTGCAAATTCACATTCGCATCTTCCTTGCTTTTCGAAGCCCGAATTGTAGCAATTACAGCATCAATATTATCCAAAGCAATCCGATAACCTTCCAAAATGTGAAGTCGTTTTTCGGCTTTATCAAGTTCAAACTTGGTTCTTTTAACAATAACTTCATGCCGAAAATCAATAAAATGTTGAAGTGACTTTTTCAGGGAAAGTATTTTAGGTTCACCTTTTACAAGGGCACGATAATTCACCCCAAAAGTTCCCTGCAATTGTGAATATTTATACAATTTATTCAGCACCGCATTTCCTTCAGCATTTCTCTTGATATGGATAACCAGCCGCATGCCTTGTCGTCCGGATTCATCTCGAATATCGCTGATTCCCTCAATGCGTTTGTTTTTTACGAGTTTAACAATATTTTCGATTAACAAGGTCTTTGACAATTGATACGGAATTTCTGTTACAATGATTTTTTCAGAACCGTTCTTCTGAATTTCGATAGCAGCTTTTGCTCTAACCGTAATCTTTCCATAACCTGAAAGAAAATAATTTTTAATGCCATCAGTTCCGATAATATAACCACCGGTTGGAAAATCAGGTCCTTTTATATATTTCAATAATCCCAAAGGCTCAATATCAGGTTCATCAATAAGAGCACTAAGCGCATCGCAAACTTCATTTATATTATGAGGTGGAATATTTGTTGCCATTCCCACAGCGATTCCTGAAGAACCATTAACAAGAAGATTTGGAAATCTGGAAGGAAAAACGACAGGTTCTTTGCGAGTGCTATCATAATTTTCTTTAAAAATAACTGTTTCTTTATTTATATCCTCCATCATTTCTACTGAACTGTGATCAAGGCTGGCTTCCGTATAACGCATTGCTGCAGGCGGATCGCCATCCTGTGAGCCAAAATTGCCCTGTCCTCGAACCAGCATATATCTAAGGCTCCACGGTTGAGCCATGCGAACAAGGGTTGGATAAATCACTTGTTCCCCATGAGGATGATAATTTCCGGAAGTATCACCCGCAATTTTTGCACATTTTCGGAAACCTTTTCCCGGTTTTAAATTCAATTCATGCATAGCGTATAAAATTCTTCGCTGAGAAGGTTTGAGTCCATCACGAACATCAGGAAGTGCTCTGGAAACTATTACACTCATTGAGTATTCTATATACGCTTTTTTCATAATATCTTCAATTTCAACTTTTTTCACTCTCGTCCTATTATGAATCATCTATTGCTCCATTCTTTAAATTAATAAATTTTAAATATTTAATAAAAAGGGAAATGTAAATAGCAAAAACTCACATTTCACTTTTCATATTTCACTTTTCACCTTATACATCTATTTCAACATATTTTGCATTAGCTTTAATAAAATTCCTGCGGGGTTCAACTTCCGACCCCATTAGAAGGGTGAATATCCTCTCTGCTTCAACGGCATCATTCATTCGAACAGCAGTAAGAATACGCTTTTCCGGATTCAATGTTGTTTCCCAAAGTTGATCGGGATTCATTTCACCCAATCCTTTATATCTCTGAATAGATACTCTCTGGTCTCCGATTTCCGTTAAAATTTTGTCTCTTTCCTCATCGCTGTAAACATATTTTTTGCTTTTACCACGTTTAATCAAGTATAAAGGTGGATTAGCCATATAAACATTTCCATTTTCTATGAGCGGTGTCATATATCGGAAAAAAAATGTGAGCAATAAAGTGGCAATATGCTGACCGTCAACATCCGCATCTGTCATGATAATTACTCTGTTATACCGAAGGTGTGAAATATCGAACTCATTTCCGATGCCTGCACCAAGGGCTTGAATGATCGGTTTGATTTTCTCGTTATCCAGCACCTTATCAATTCTTGCTTTTTCAGTATTCAGCATTTTACCCCACAAAGCAAGAATTGCCTGAAAAGTTCTATCTCTTCCCATTTTCGCTGATCCACCCGCAGAATCTCCCTCAACCAAAAAAATTTCGGTTTGAGAAGGATCTTGGATTGAACAATCTGCCAATTTTCCCGGCAGACTTCCACTTTCCAGAACGGATTTTCGTCTTGTAAGGTCTTTTGCTCGTTTTGCGGCAATTCGGGCACGAGCACCAATTATGGCTTTTTTAGCAATTTCTTTGGCTTCACGCGGATTTTCTTCAAAGAAATCAGTAAGTTTTTCATAAACGATAGAACCCACTATGCCATCTATTTCGGAATTTTGCAACTTTGTTTTTGTTTGTCCTTCAAATTGTGGATTTGGCAACTTCACACTAATCACCGCAGTTATTCCTTCACGAATATCTCTTCCGGCAGGGTTTTCTTTTTC is part of the Candidatus Cloacimonadota bacterium genome and harbors:
- a CDS encoding RloB family protein; this translates as MGSNNIYWLKKRRKLERKSKLDREYKNSILIVCEGEKTEPNYFKAFPVSGVKVEILGKGKNTKSLVNDAVAEWKKNAEEGKYFEKLWCVFDKDDFLQANYNQAFETVKSEEIRLNKKYKKKKGRKITIRIAYSNEAFELWYLLHYDYHTSGISRARYSGMLSHRMKRKYRKNDPDMYNFLLELSNKSSSCQGQEFAIQNAQKLRKVINGKQPYNHNPSTSVDLLVLELNNYLKK
- a CDS encoding ATP-binding protein, translating into MLLEFQVENYLSFKKNAKLSMIASSSISKKELPDSLISIDNITVLTSAAIFGANASGKSNFLNAIGFMKNFIFESAKESTFGKENDVKNFKLSEDTATKPSTFEMTFMVKNISNYTPKEHIIFRYGFQLDRYRIKSEWLFARFTSLESKLFTRVEDDIQIGEKFREGKQVYKTVGSINKTTLFLSLIANIKGENAPITGMLMSWFRDLRDVTAIANSNFFGITADLMNDKKVKNEILKSLTTADMCIEDIIINKKKLDFNQLPMEIKQEINEKNLEEWFSLSLKTFHSKYNSKKQPIEKVSFDFEKEESDGTKKFFAIIGPILSALNMGLVLVIDEIDARLHPNLCLMLISLFNSKRINRKNAQLIFASHNTLILNKNILRRDQIYLIAKDKYGVSDLYSLLDYKKVRNDASYNKDYLMGKYGAVPYIGNFESLFSE
- the gyrA gene encoding DNA gyrase subunit A; the encoded protein is MIHNRTRVKKVEIEDIMKKAYIEYSMSVIVSRALPDVRDGLKPSQRRILYAMHELNLKPGKGFRKCAKIAGDTSGNYHPHGEQVIYPTLVRMAQPWSLRYMLVRGQGNFGSQDGDPPAAMRYTEASLDHSSVEMMEDINKETVIFKENYDSTRKEPVVFPSRFPNLLVNGSSGIAVGMATNIPPHNINEVCDALSALIDEPDIEPLGLLKYIKGPDFPTGGYIIGTDGIKNYFLSGYGKITVRAKAAIEIQKNGSEKIIVTEIPYQLSKTLLIENIVKLVKNKRIEGISDIRDESGRQGMRLVIHIKRNAEGNAVLNKLYKYSQLQGTFGVNYRALVKGEPKILSLKKSLQHFIDFRHEVIVKRTKFELDKAEKRLHILEGYRIALDNIDAVIATIRASKSKEDANVNLQNKFGFTEIQANAILMMQLQRLTGMERKKIDEEFKLLIRIIEELKNILEVRVQRMDIIKEEIDEIKKKYGDDRRTVILQGSADIETEDMIADEQMVVTISHTGYIKRLPINTYRKQGRGGKGLTGSNLKDGDFIESMFVASTHAYILFFSNFGKCYWLKVHQTPRLGRTARGQAIVNLLQVEKNEKIESYVTVKNFDDPYFVIMVTKKGKIKKSSLESFSRPRSNGIIAMNLNDDDSLIDVKITEGDNDIILSTKHGFANRFSEKDARPMGRNTQGVRGINLRDEDEVVSMVIVKREGTLLSISENGYGKRTQIADYHRTKRGSKGVITIKTTERNGNLISVKEVVDDDDIIIITNFGKVIRQHVSDISVISRNTQGVRLITLNENDSVVDVERVIHEDEVEENDDENGNDDKTNGGNINDKSSIQAELDL
- the gyrB gene encoding DNA topoisomerase (ATP-hydrolyzing) subunit B codes for the protein MISKYDAKTIKVLKGLSAVRKRPSMYIGGTSERGLHHLVYEVVDNSIDEAMAGFCNKIVVKLNKDGSVTVTDNGRGIPVGLHKEQNIPAVQVVMTMLHAGGKFDNKSYKVSGGLHGVGVSVVNALSKKLEVKIFSGKKIYSQFYEKGIPISKLEIIGDTDKTGTEITFSADDEIFETTEFSFDYLSSRLRELAFLNKGVRIILTDERDGKEHDFKYLGGINSFVKYINQNKTNLFKDPIYIKGTEQDVEFEVSLQYNNTYKEIIYSFANNINTIEGGTHLSGFKAALTRSVNGYIKKNNLAKNEKENPAGRDIREGITAVISVKLPNPQFEGQTKTKLQNSEIDGIVGSIVYEKLTDFFEENPREAKEIAKKAIIGARARIAAKRAKDLTRRKSVLESGSLPGKLADCSIQDPSQTEIFLVEGDSAGGSAKMGRDRTFQAILALWGKMLNTEKARIDKVLDNEKIKPIIQALGAGIGNEFDISHLRYNRVIIMTDADVDGQHIATLLLTFFFRYMTPLIENGNVYMANPPLYLIKRGKSKKYVYSDEERDKILTEIGDQRVSIQRYKGLGEMNPDQLWETTLNPEKRILTAVRMNDAVEAERIFTLLMGSEVEPRRNFIKANAKYVEIDV